A region from the Salvelinus sp. IW2-2015 linkage group LG19, ASM291031v2, whole genome shotgun sequence genome encodes:
- the faim2a gene encoding protein lifeguard 2a → MSLPAAPPSYAEAMAGDKEQTYGGVMVAMPPYSDNLPPMPPPSVPIHTSWAYVHPSPSPGYTNPYTSDMSSPFSDPSTSDSLDGSNWEDKNIRRMFIRKVFSILMVQLLVTFGIVALFTFCEPVRQFVQYNRILYLASYITFMGAYLVLVCSTSARRQYPTNLILLGIFTLAMSYMAGMLASYHNTKVVMLCVGITAMVCLFITLFCFQTKVDFTSCHGLLFSLMMVLMVTGLLLLFTAPFGYIPWLQTAYAGLGALVFTLFLAFDVQLLMGNRRYSLSPEEHVFGAMCLYMDVVYIFFFLLQLFGSQE, encoded by the exons ATGAGTCTACCGGCCGCCCCGCCCAGTTACGCTGAAGCCATGGCAGGGGACAAGGAGCAGACGTACGGTGGAGTGATGGTTGCAATGCCCCCCTACAGTGACAACCTGCCCCCCATGCCCCCTCCATCGGTGCCCATCCACACCAGCTGGGCCTACGTGCACCCCAGTCCCA GCCCGGGCTACACCAACCCCTACACTTCCGACATGTCCTCTCCCTTCTCCGACCCCAGCACCAGCGACAGCTTGGATGGAAGCAACTGGGAGGACAAGAATATCCGACGCATGTTCATTCGCAAG GTTTTCTCCATCCTCATGGTCCAACTGTTGGTGACCTTTGGTATCGTGGCTCTCTTCACATTTTG TGAACCAGTCCGGCAGTTTGTGCAGTACAATCGAATCCTCTACCTTGCCTCATA CATCACCTTCATGGGGGCATACCTGGTGCTAGTGTGCAGCACAAGTGCCCG gcgaCAGTATCCCACCAACCTCATTCTCTTGGGGATATTT ACTTTGGCAATGTCTTACATGGCAGGAATGCTGGCTAG CTACCACAACACTAAAGTGGTGATGCTGTGTGTGGGCATCACCGCCATGGTGTGTCTGTTCATCACGCTCTTCTGTTTCCAGACCAAG GTTGATTTTACGTCGTGTCAcggtctgctcttctctctcatgATGGTGCTGATGGTGACGGGACTGCTGCTCCTCTTCACCGCACCCTTCGGATAT ATACCTTGGTTGCAGACAGCGTATGCTGGACTGGGTGCCCTTGTCTTCACGTTG TTCTTGGCCTTTGACGTGCAGCTGCTGATGGGCAACCGGAGGTACTCCCTGAGTCCGGAGGAGCACGTGTTCGGAGCGATGTGTCTTTACATGGATGTGGTctacatcttcttcttcctcctacaGCTGTTTGGGAGTCAGGAGTGA